Proteins co-encoded in one Nicotiana sylvestris chromosome 7, ASM39365v2, whole genome shotgun sequence genomic window:
- the LOC138873410 gene encoding uncharacterized protein, whose product MGLGDSIEDKDKASTQDCAKALIFLRHHLDEGLKIEYLTVKDPLVLWNGLKERYDNLKLITLPQARYDWAHLRLQDFKSVSEYNSAMFRITSKLKFCGDNISDYDMLEKTFTMFHASNMVLQQSTEKKVSQKDEVYSHYANRGKDRGHIRGRGRGLGRGHVQGRNFPSVNHPPTKNNFQKCKGKDEKQNAKGSETKCYRCGGKGH is encoded by the exons atgggtcttggagacTCCATTGAAGATAAAGATAAAGCATCTACTCAAGACTGTGCTAAAgccttgattttcttgcgccatcaccttgatgaagggttgaaaattgaatatctcaCAGTTAAAGATCCACTTGTTTTGTGGAAtggcttaaaggaaagatatgacaacttaaagttgatcactcttccacaagcacgatatgattgggctcatcttaggctccaagactttaagtctgtttctgaatataattctgctatgtttagaattacttctaaattgaaatTCTGTGGAGATAATATCAGTgactatgatatgcttgaaaaaacgtttacaatgtttcatgcctccaatatggtcTTGCAACAAAGTACCGAGAAAAAGGTTTCACAAA AGGATGAGGTGTATTCCCATTATGCTAATCGTGGAAAAGATCGTGGCCATAttcgtggtcgtggtcgtggtctTGGTCGTGGCCATGTCCAAGGAAGAAATTTTCCTAGTGTTAATCATCCTCCAACGAAAAATAACTTCCAAAAATGTAAAGGGAAAGATGAGAAGCAAAACGCAAAGGGTTCAGAAACTAAATGCTATCGTTGCGGTGGAAAAGGGCATTGA